In Anastrepha obliqua isolate idAnaObli1 unplaced genomic scaffold, idAnaObli1_1.0 ptg000012l, whole genome shotgun sequence, a single window of DNA contains:
- the LOC129251285 gene encoding uncharacterized protein LOC129251285 gives MAMVDEITNRGKPASDKWSEIEARLSRIVVDHVMANPEGHVPGFDSMEVVRGYRVIKCDDQLSLNFLQTVLGKIQSDWEGLRLKLIPPSEIPRRPRARIWIPNMEFEAKQLIPYLQAHNRTVPMDDWSIIKAEAPQKNSVSFLLQISEESIEPLGKVDNKLRFGVRKTQLKIFRSANPEDEQDEVDGANELLTGMQLDDAASTKNDGVNKQHPGVQLGDAVKL, from the coding sequence ATGGCTATGGTTGATGAAATAACGAACCGCGGTAAACCTGCATCGGATAAGTGGTCCGAAATCGAGGCACGGCTGTCCCGCATTGTCGTCGATCATGTCATGGCAAACCCGGAGGGTCATGTGCCAGGATTTGATTCAATGGAGGTGGTCCGCGGATACAGAGTGATCAAGTGCGATGATCAACTCTCCCTTAACTTCCTGCAAACAGTTCTGGGCAAGATCCAGAGCGACTGGGAAGGTTTGAGGCTCAAACTAATCCCGCCCAGCGAAATCCCTCGAcggccgagggctcgcatctggatCCCGAACATGGAATTCGAAGCCAAGCAACTTATTCCATACTTGCAGgcacacaaccgcactgttccGATGGATGACTGGagcatcatcaaagcggaggctccgcaaaagaacAGTGTGTCCTTCCTTCTTCAAATATCGGAGGAGAGTATCGAGCCACTGGGAAAAGTGGACAATAAACTTCGGTTCGGCGTCAGGAAAACGCAACTGAAGATATTCCGATCTGCAAATCCGGAGGATGAACAGGACGAGGTTGACGGCGCCAACGAATTGCTCACAGGCATGCAACTTGACGACGCCGCATCTACCAAAAACGATGGCGTTAACAAGCAGCACCCGGGAGTGCAGCTTGGCGACGCCGTCAAATTGTAA